From the Lonchura striata isolate bLonStr1 unplaced genomic scaffold, bLonStr1.mat Scaffold_99, whole genome shotgun sequence genome, one window contains:
- the LOC110484678 gene encoding class II histocompatibility antigen, B-L beta chain-like, whose product MAGFQPGPRSVPRRGNRDGLEKEGTTLKGPLGDVGRGQKGLVPTVTPSTQLRAQGRDPRYYGTDTPGTAARYCNGDPHIMEQRRTAVDWLCRYNHEYLSPFLTERRVTPTLSISLLPSSSQPSPGHLLCSLVDFYPAHTQLRWFQGQQELSVVATDMVPNGDWTQQLLVLLETSTRAGLTSTCQVEHVSLEHPLSQHWEDPRDAAGCCHSKMLAGTGDSELGFIFLALGIWFYLHKKGGSRESYPTSPRM is encoded by the exons ATGGCGGGCTTCCAGCCAGGCCCGCGTTCGGTTCCGCGGCGTGGGAACCGGGatgggctggagaaggagggaaCCACCCTCAAGGGCCCACTCGGGGATGTGGGCAGGGGACAGAAGGGGCTGGTCCCGACGGTGACACCATCGACGCAGCTGCGAGCGCAGGGGAGGGACCCGAG ATACTACGGGACAGATactccagggacagcagccaggtACTGCAACGGCGACCCGCACATTATGGAGCAAAGAAGGACTGCGGTGGACTGGCTCTGCCGGTACAACCACGAGTATCTCAGCCCGTTCCTCACGGAGCGCCGAG TCACCCCCACCTTGTCCATCTCTCTTCTGCCCtcgagctcccagcccagccccggccacctgctctgctccttggtGGATTTCTACCCGGCCCACacccagctgaggtggttccagggccagcaggagctctctgtggtggccaccgacatggtccccaacggggactggacccaacagctcctggtgctgctggaaacctcAACCCGGGCCGggctcacctccacctgccaggtggagcacgtcagcctggagcaccccctgagccagcactggga AGaccccagagatgctgctggatgctgccacAGCAAGATGCTGGCAGGAACTGGAGACTCCGAGTTGGGCTTCatcttcctggcactggggatctGGTTCTACCTGCACAAGAAAGGGGGGTCCCGTGAGTCGTATCCCACCTCCCCCAGAATGTGA